One region of Poecile atricapillus isolate bPoeAtr1 chromosome 8, bPoeAtr1.hap1, whole genome shotgun sequence genomic DNA includes:
- the LOC131581366 gene encoding cytochrome P450 2J6-like isoform X1, with amino-acid sequence MMISVILISLVLFLLSAQFLNLQWKSRGFPPGPTPFPIIGSVWWINFRADHGSLKKLAKTYGNICTLWMGHRPIVVLYGFQAVKNGLTNNSEDVSGRLQTYIFNKMAEGKGILVSNGLIWKQQRHFGIGTLRKLGMGNKGMERGIQTEARFLVEFFRDREGEAVDPSFPIVHAVSNVICAVVFGHRFSLEDKTFHQLIEAFNHIVAFGNSHIYYMCEVFPWFAEHLPGPQNKARFSRDFVHSFVRQEIKSHREKGRIDEPEDFIDFYLKQIEKTKNVPNSTFDEDNMVQSVFDLFLGGSETTATTLRWALLYMLVYPDIQDKVQKELDAVLSPSHLICYEDRKKLPYTNAVIHEILRFSSIVLITIPREAVKDTTVLGYHIPKGTLIMANVDSALFDPAYWETPHQFNPDHFLDKDGNFVTREAFLAFSAGHRVCLGETMAKMELFIIFCSLLQKFKFTVPEGVKEVNTDIIFGSTMKPHPYKLCAVLR; translated from the exons ATGATGATAAGTGTAATTCTCATatctctggttttgtttcttctgagtGCACAGTTCCTGAATCTGCAATGGAAGAGTCGTGGATTTCCTCCTGGACCAACCCCATTTCCCATTATTGGAAGCGTCTGGTGGATAAACTTTAGAGCAGATCATGGGAGCCTGAAAAAG CTGGCAAAAACCTATGGCAACATCTGCACCCTGTGGATGGGTCACAGACCTATTGTGGTGCTCTATGGGTTCCAAGCTGTGAAGAACGGTCTCACCAACAACTCGGAGGATGTTTCAGGGCGACTCCAGACCTACATTTTCAACAAAATGGCAGAAGGAAAGG GTATCTTGGTCTCAAATGGTCTCATCTGGAAACAACAGAGGCATTTTGGAATTGGAACTCTCCGaaagctgggaatggggaataaAGGAATGGAGCGTGGGATACAAACAGAGGCTCGTTTCCTGGTCGAATTCTTCAGAGACAGAGAGG GAGAAGCTGTTGACCCTTCCTTCCCCATTGTCCACGCTGTCTCCAATGTGATTTGTGCTGTGGTTTTTGGACATCGTTTCTCCCTAGAAGATAAAACCTTCCACCAGCTGATTGAAGCCTTCAATCATATAGTGGCTTTTGGGAACAGCCACATTTATTAT ATGTGTGAAGTGTTCCCGTGGTTTGCAGAGCACCTCCCAGGACCTCAAAATAAAGCAagattttcccgggattttgtTCATTCCTTTGTAAGGCAGGAAATCAAAagccacagggaaaaaggcagaATAGATGAACCAGAAGATTTCATTGACTTTTACCTGAAGCAAATAGAGAAA ACTAAAAATGTCCCCAATTCTACATTTGATGAAGACAACATGGTGCAGTCTGTTTTTGACCTTTTCCTGGGTGGCTCAGAGACCACAGCCACCACTCTGCGCTGGGCTCTGCTCTATATGTTGGTTTATCCTGACATCCAAG acAAAGTCCAGAAAGAGCTGGATGCTGTTCTGAGTCCCTCCCATCTCATCTGCTACGAGGATAGGAAGAAGCTGCCGTACACAAATGCTGTGATTCATGAGATCCTCCGCTTCAGCAGCATTGTTTTAATCACAATTCCTAGAGAAGCTGTGAAGGATACCACAGTTTTGGGGTATCACATTCCAAAG GGCACTCTAATTATGGCCAACGTAGACTCTGCTCTTTTTGACCCTGCCTATTGGGAGACGCCTCACCAGTTCAACCCTGACCATTTCTTGGACAAGGATGGAAATTTTGTGACACGAGAGGCCTTCTTGGCCTTCTCAGCAG GTCACCGTGTTTGTCTGGGAGAGACAATGGCCAAGATGGAACTTTTCATCATATTTTGCAGCCTGCTGCAGAAATTCAAGTTCACTGTACCAGAAGGAGTTAAGGAAGTCAACACAGACATTATCTTTGGGAGCACCATGAAACCCCATCCATACAAGCTCTGTGCAGTTCTGCGTTAG
- the LOC131581366 gene encoding cytochrome P450 2J6-like isoform X2 has translation MMLSCPLVKFLNLQWKSRGFPPGPTPFPIIGSVWWINFRADHGSLKKLAKTYGNICTLWMGHRPIVVLYGFQAVKNGLTNNSEDVSGRLQTYIFNKMAEGKGILVSNGLIWKQQRHFGIGTLRKLGMGNKGMERGIQTEARFLVEFFRDREGEAVDPSFPIVHAVSNVICAVVFGHRFSLEDKTFHQLIEAFNHIVAFGNSHIYYMCEVFPWFAEHLPGPQNKARFSRDFVHSFVRQEIKSHREKGRIDEPEDFIDFYLKQIEKTKNVPNSTFDEDNMVQSVFDLFLGGSETTATTLRWALLYMLVYPDIQDKVQKELDAVLSPSHLICYEDRKKLPYTNAVIHEILRFSSIVLITIPREAVKDTTVLGYHIPKGTLIMANVDSALFDPAYWETPHQFNPDHFLDKDGNFVTREAFLAFSAGHRVCLGETMAKMELFIIFCSLLQKFKFTVPEGVKEVNTDIIFGSTMKPHPYKLCAVLR, from the exons ATGATGCTCTCATGCCCATTAGTGAAG TTCCTGAATCTGCAATGGAAGAGTCGTGGATTTCCTCCTGGACCAACCCCATTTCCCATTATTGGAAGCGTCTGGTGGATAAACTTTAGAGCAGATCATGGGAGCCTGAAAAAG CTGGCAAAAACCTATGGCAACATCTGCACCCTGTGGATGGGTCACAGACCTATTGTGGTGCTCTATGGGTTCCAAGCTGTGAAGAACGGTCTCACCAACAACTCGGAGGATGTTTCAGGGCGACTCCAGACCTACATTTTCAACAAAATGGCAGAAGGAAAGG GTATCTTGGTCTCAAATGGTCTCATCTGGAAACAACAGAGGCATTTTGGAATTGGAACTCTCCGaaagctgggaatggggaataaAGGAATGGAGCGTGGGATACAAACAGAGGCTCGTTTCCTGGTCGAATTCTTCAGAGACAGAGAGG GAGAAGCTGTTGACCCTTCCTTCCCCATTGTCCACGCTGTCTCCAATGTGATTTGTGCTGTGGTTTTTGGACATCGTTTCTCCCTAGAAGATAAAACCTTCCACCAGCTGATTGAAGCCTTCAATCATATAGTGGCTTTTGGGAACAGCCACATTTATTAT ATGTGTGAAGTGTTCCCGTGGTTTGCAGAGCACCTCCCAGGACCTCAAAATAAAGCAagattttcccgggattttgtTCATTCCTTTGTAAGGCAGGAAATCAAAagccacagggaaaaaggcagaATAGATGAACCAGAAGATTTCATTGACTTTTACCTGAAGCAAATAGAGAAA ACTAAAAATGTCCCCAATTCTACATTTGATGAAGACAACATGGTGCAGTCTGTTTTTGACCTTTTCCTGGGTGGCTCAGAGACCACAGCCACCACTCTGCGCTGGGCTCTGCTCTATATGTTGGTTTATCCTGACATCCAAG acAAAGTCCAGAAAGAGCTGGATGCTGTTCTGAGTCCCTCCCATCTCATCTGCTACGAGGATAGGAAGAAGCTGCCGTACACAAATGCTGTGATTCATGAGATCCTCCGCTTCAGCAGCATTGTTTTAATCACAATTCCTAGAGAAGCTGTGAAGGATACCACAGTTTTGGGGTATCACATTCCAAAG GGCACTCTAATTATGGCCAACGTAGACTCTGCTCTTTTTGACCCTGCCTATTGGGAGACGCCTCACCAGTTCAACCCTGACCATTTCTTGGACAAGGATGGAAATTTTGTGACACGAGAGGCCTTCTTGGCCTTCTCAGCAG GTCACCGTGTTTGTCTGGGAGAGACAATGGCCAAGATGGAACTTTTCATCATATTTTGCAGCCTGCTGCAGAAATTCAAGTTCACTGTACCAGAAGGAGTTAAGGAAGTCAACACAGACATTATCTTTGGGAGCACCATGAAACCCCATCCATACAAGCTCTGTGCAGTTCTGCGTTAG